The DNA sequence TTTCTAGCAAAATCTAAACAAGGGTTAGTTAATTTATGGTATAAATACTAATTTGGTACCTCAACTTTTTCggaaaatttaatttggtacccgaatgttaggaatgttcaatttggtacccaaactttttaaaCGGATTTATTTTAGTACCTTCCGTTAAACACTACATAACGTCGTTTGGCTTCTGTTGAGGTAGCACTATGCTGGGGATACGTGGCAGAAACAATGGTTCAGATAAAATGAGTTGAAATCCCCTTTATTTGTAAACTTTAAGTGCCCTATTTTGTGGAACCTCAATAGGTGGTTTTCTCTTCTCCTGATTTTTCTAGACATTGAAGAAATGTCAAGGGCTTAATCATCTTCCTCTTGCTCTCACAATTCATGGTTGATACAAAATCAAAGCTTCGAAAGTGCAGCTTcgaaaatcaaaaaaatcaggaCACATTCATCAACTCATATATAAAAAGCAGGAAAGAAAACATACATTTCACTCGAAAATCAAAGCTCTTCTTCCACTGTCAAAGCTCTATCTTCCACCGCTGAAGCTTCTTCTTCCTAGTTTCGCCCTCTCCAACAAACGAAAGGAAATCTTCGTCCTTCTTCTCCAATCACCGAACGCAAATCAACCACCGAACCCTAATTCCCAAATTTAGCTTTTGCCCTAATTTTCCATTCTGCAAATTTTTCGATTTCACATCCCTAATTTTGCCCCAAAACGACAACAACattattctataattttttacttcacaAATTATTTACTTCGATTTCTTTTTTACCAGAAAAACCACATGCCCAACCATTTTTTCTGCCATGTATGTCATGCACAGTGCCACCTCAACAGAAGACAAACGGCGTTATGTAGTGTTTAACGGAAGGTACCAAAATAAACCCGTTTAAAAAGTttaggtaccaaattgaacattcttaaagttcgggtaccaaattgaactttacgaaaattggggtaccaaatctGTATTTATTCCTTAATTTATTTACTTCTCAGTGATTTTGAATCATGAGTTTAAGttgaaaatatgataattttgtaGATATAGAGTTggttgaaatgaaaaacatgTTTTGTAAATATTGagtttaattacaaaaaatttggattataaataatttaattacaatttcgaaatttcaattttttttgaaaaatatttattcaaacaatccattttcttattaaatattttaatttattcatatttttttacattatctttatatcttaagtttctttctttttacattACTTTTACTGTTAAGAACTGGAATTGCTTTTTAATTTGAGTTTTACATAAATGTGggactttattttttaactaaaattataataaccaAGTTGGGATTGAATGGCGGGAGGAAAAAAACCAATAATATCCCTTCCATCCACGTATGTGAAGGGAAGACCCAAAACGTAGTTAACTGCAAATCCATTGATCAAGTTTTTATTCTTATCCTCTCATTTCTCAAATGGAGGAGCTGCAGTCATGAACGCGGTTCTCTTACAATCACCACTCTCACCCTTCCAACGCGCCGCCACTACCAACGCTGAGCCCCGTGACCAGAAGCTTCTCTCGCTCTTACGCGACCGGAAAACGGAAGAAGCCTGGCACGCCTATGCCAACTCCACGCACCTCCCCAACCCCACCTGTCTCAGTCGCTTGGTCTGTCAGCTATCTTACCAGAACACTCACTCCTCCCTCACGCGTGCTCAGTCCATCGTTACGCGCCTCCGCAGTGAGCGCCAGCTCCACCGCCTCGACGCCAACTGCCTCGGCCTCCTCGCCGTCGCCGCCACCAAGGCCGGACACACGCTCTACGCCGCCTCCGTCCTCCGCTCCATGATCCGTTCCGGCTACCTCCCTCATGTCAAGGCCTGGACCGCCGTTGTTGCCCGCCTCTCCTCCGCCCCCGACGATGGCCCCGTCGAGGCCCTCAAGCTCTTCCGCTCCGTCACGCGCCGCCTCCGGAAGCTCCCAGACAAAGACATGGCTGCCGCGTCGCGCCCTGACACCACGGCTATCAACGCCGTGCTCAACGCATGCGCGAACCTCGGGGACGCGAAGGCGTTCTTGCAGGTGTTCGATGAAATGCCGCAGTTCGATGTTGCGCCTGATGCGCTGAGTTATAATACTATGATGAAGCTGTGTTGTAAGATTGGTAGAAAGGACTTGCTTTTGTTTGTTTTGGAGCGGGTTCTTCAGCTGGGTATTCCTTTTTGTGTGACCACTTTGCAGTCCCTTGTTTCTGCTTATGTTGAGTTTGGTGATTTGGAAACTGCGGAGAAGTTGGTTCAGGCGATGAGGGAACAAAGGAGGGATATTTGCCGGGTGCTTAGGGAGTGTAGTAATTTAGAGTATTTGAGtggaaatgaaagtgattacgataatagtaataatgatgaGGATGAGGATTGTGTTTTTGAGAAATTGCTTCCAAATTTGGTGGATCAGAGTGGCAATGAAGCTGAGCCACCCTTGTTGCCTAAAGGGTATGCTCCAAACACTAGGACTTACACCACTTTGATGAAGGGTTATATGAATGCAGGGCGTGTGAGTGATACTGTGAGGATGCTTGAGGCTATGCGGCGTCAGGATGATAAGGGTAGTCACCCTGACCACGTTTCCTACACCACTGTGGTTTCAGCTCTTGTGAAGGTAGGTTCCATGGACCGTGCTCGTGAGGTTCTTGCTGAGATGACAAGGATTGGTGTGCCGGCGAACTTGATAACTTACAATATTCTCCTAAAGGGTTACTGCAAACAGCTGCAGATTATTGAGGCAAAGGAATTGCTTAAGGAGATGGTTGATGATGCAGGGATTCAGCCTGATGTGGTGTCCTATAACATTCTCATCGATGGGTGTATACTGGTGGATGACAGTGCTGGGGCTCTTTCATTCTTCAATGAGATGAGGGCAAGGGGAATAGCTCCCACCAAGATTAGTTACACTACTTTGATGAAGGCTTTTGCGTACTCGGGTCAGCCGAAGCTCGCTCACAAGGTGTTTAATGAGATGGACAGTGACCCTCGTGTGAAGGTGGATCTGATTGCTTGGAACATGTTGGTGGAAGGGTATTGCAGGTTGGGGTTGGTGGAAGAGGCGAAGAAAGTGGTTCAGAAGATGAAGGAGAGTGGAGTTCACCCTGATTCGAGCACTTATGGAAGTTTAGCCAATGGAATTGCACTGGCAAGGAAACCCGGAGAGGCCCTTCTGCTTTGGAATGAAGTGAAGGAGAGGTGTGAGATGAGAAAGGAAGGGGAGAAGTCTGATTCTTCTGTTCCTCCATTGAAGCCAGATGGAGGGCTTTTGGATACTCTGGCTGATATCTGTGTGAGGGCTGCTTTCTTTAGGAAGGCTTTGGAAATCGTGGCTTGTATGGAGGAGAATGGGATAGCTCCCAACAAGACCAAGTTTACTAGAATCTATGTGGAAATGCATTCAAGAATGTTTACTAGTAAGCATGCTTCAAGGGCTAGACAAGACAGAAGAATTGAGAGGAAAAGAGCTGCTGAGGCGTTTAAGTTTTGGCTGGGTTTGCCTAATTCCTATTATGATGGAAGTGAGTGGCGGTTAGAACCTATGGAAGGTTATGGCACCACTTCCGATTCGGTTTAGTTGCTTCCTTTACATACATGTCAAAACGTGGATAAATCTACAGTGTAGAAATCGATGTAACTTAAAAAAGGTGGTTATTTTGTAATCTACAGTGTAAATTTTGTCATTAAAACACAGTTTTTCCAGTGAAGAATTCAGATGTTTGTTTTTAACACTTGACTCTTCATtcattctttaatttaaattttgattttaaaattataaaaagttatgaacttagatatatatatatatatatatatatatatatatattatatttaaagatagATATGGGTTAATGTTAATCAATATTGTTTggtaatttattcaaaattgtaCAGAATATCATCAAATGGAAAGTTATATTTTTCAGTATGACTTCTAGTTCTAGCCAGTAATTTAGTCAAGCCACAGAAAAAAGGTCATGAAGCTTTGCGATGCTTGGTCCAGAAATTCTGCATTGCGGGAACTATGTAGGTTGAGTGCAGCGGCATATCCTTCTCGTCAAGAAGTTGTCTTAACTGAATTTTGTGAAATGAAATTTTGTCATTTGTTTATGACTATATGTCATGAAGGTTATCTCCCAATTCATTACCATAGTATCATGGTTTTTAATATCAAGGTTTTCTCACCACTCATTTTCTTTCGGATGAAgttccaaaattttgaagtcAGCTCACTCCACTACTGTATGGATAACAGGCCGACCATATCTCGGCCTGTCTGTACATGGAAAGGCCGATCACATCCCGACCCCAGGGAGAGGGAAGGAGACACGCGCGCAAGCCCAGCAGACAAAGGAAAAGGGGCCAACATGGTGCAGAGGTCGAGTACATCTCGGCCCGCTGCCTGACCGGGTATATCCAGCCCAATAGTGGCCAGTTGGGTAAGGATGATGATGTATAGAAGAGCAATCTTATTCAATAAGAAAAGGATTGATCCTTGATAAAGTACAGACGAGCAAATCTCGACCAAAAAGAAAAGAGTTGATCCTTGACAAGGTACAGACGAGCAAATCTCAGCCAAAAAGTAAAGAGTTGATCCTTGACAAAGTACATACGAGCAAATCTCAGCCAAAAAGGAAAGAGTTGATCCTTAGCAAGATACAGACGAACAATCTTAGTTAATAAGGAAAGAACCGACGCGTACAATCTTGGTCAGAAAGGAAAGAGTTGATTTTCGAATACGAATGGCccgcaaataataataacagttcTGTTAAGAGATTAGTATAAATTAGGGTCTAATGAACATGTAAAGGTATGCTTTTCTCACTTTACTACATACACTTCATATCGAATCACTATTTAACTTAAGTATCAGAGTGCCTGTAGGTAACCCCACCCTCAGAATTCATACAGCAAGCAAATCCAGGAGGAGTCCAGAGAAGAACAGAAGGAGGTTTGACACAGAGGGTTTTTGATATCGTCTGGTTTTGCACTAAAATAGTATCGATCAGGTTATTGATTCGCAAATATACATGTctatttttttgtgttcattTGATCATTCTCTTTATCTTATTCTTGGCGAATGAGTGATTTACAAATGTTTCTGCCTATTTCTGTGTGTTTGTTCTTATTCTTTATGTGTGAGTAATTTACAAATGTTTTAGCCTATTTTTGTGTTATCTTGTTTTTGTGAATAAGTTATTTGTTGGAGTAGTAAGTGGAATCATCATcctcttcaacattttttttttcagatatgAGTCAATTTTGGCGAGAAATTACAAGAAATGAGGGTTGGTTGACTTGGAATTTTACAGATCTCGGTGAATTTGGCCTAATATAGAATGACTTCTAAAGAGAAGTAGTCACGAATCCAAATGGCTTCTTTACGAGTGGAAGTTGACATGAGTCGTGGTGACTTCTTCTATAACTGTTATTTCTAGcgatttatgtatatatatttttattaattgatttatttttatagtgtgcgacttttgtatatatatttttctttatattagtTAAATTCTTTTATAGCGTAGAGGTATTGTAGTTTACAAATcctaaacataaatatttattatatgtatctctattttttaatttaagtttgacCATAAAGTATTGGAACATTCATTAAAAAAACCATAAAGTAtgtgaaaattaataatataaataatttaaaagacaTCAAAGTTGACATACAATATtgtaatacattaaaaaaaatgcattgatGGAAGTGGTCAGGTAGGTTATTTGGGTGGTTGTTGTTCGCCCATGTTAAGtttaatgaaagtggggatgGTGAATAGTTGTTTAGGGTGTTTGAAAATGTGCAAACAGTGATGTCATAGCTGAGGTGTCAAACATGTGTGATGGTCTTGCACTATAGCTTGACTCAGACGAAAATAATGTGTATGACGAAGGGACTTGTTGGAAGGATGTGTTTGATGGGTTGTCATGCTGAGGATGGTAATATCCGAACATTTCACTATGACCCACAGACGACtgacaaaaaaattgatgtGTATGATGTATAAAATCAGTAGAAGACCTGGCATGGGCAAGGTAGGATTGTGAAAGAGGCTGAGGAGGTTCTTGTGGCGTATCATATTGCAACATAAATAGTAGGGttatttaattgaataactacaaatcataaataaatgatgtATTATCGTAAACCTAACCTTATTGTCAGAAGATTGTGCAGATGGAGATATATAGTGAATAGTATGGTTCATGTATCACTACATGTATAGTGCACTATCACTTAAATGGTTGTTTGCGGTGAATGTTGTACCTTGAATGACATGATTATGTCGATCATTCCATATTACAATCCATCGTCGATGTGTTGACCAATCTTTGTCATTTCTTCCTCTCAAATCGTCCCTATGAACCTGATCGAGGTTAACTGGGTCAAATTTTGTCTGAAACCAAATTACCGCATGATTGGATTTGCTTGTTGGAATTCAACCGTCGCAATGCAAATTACAGGGACTGTCGCTCTTGATATCGAAGGGATGTTAATGACAATCAATTGACTTATTTCATTATCTAATAAAATGATCTCACCATTTatagttttatgaaaaatatctcaaattattatttttgaaaaacttcAACATCAACTCATATAtttctattaataattatttatgttacCTCCATTCCACGcctctatataaaaaaataattaaaatataaaaagaacatCAAAACTAAAATCGTTATGAGCCAGGACGACTTCAGTTCAACACAATCTAAAGTCACCAAGAGTTATAACGACTTTAGTCtatctaatataaaaaagttgtcATTATATCATAACGACTTAACCCAAATCTATAATATTGTTGTCAAACAAcccaattttgtaaattaaggGCAAAACTAAcccattttttgaaaaaaaaaaaaacccttctTCAACTTTGTAGACAACATGCATGACTTTCTTGCATGGGGTTCATCTAAGTTTTTAATTCTACATAATTCTTACTACCTTTCTTGAATCTTGACTATGACAATATAGATATAGAGGCCCACACATCAAGCAAAATTTACTGAAGTGATGAACTCAACTAAATTTAGAAAAGTTTAAGGACCTTCCTCATTAAGATACTTCAATTGATATTAGTCTATCTAACTTCATGGATTTGATATGGTCTTATCAATGCATGGATGGTCAAAGTTGTGTAATGAATTTTGAGTCAAATTGATAAGACCAtcaattttttacaatattactTATGCATCCTATCAAATTTCTTCTTGCACCACAGTACAACAAAAATACTCAAATATCCTTTATAATTGCACCAAATCACCACTCTTGTTCGTTATTGTCATCTCttttggaagtctcacatcgactagagataagaccaattcacaatatataagtgggtgcaatcctcatcttacaagccagttttgtggggttgagttaggcttaaaactcatttctaacatggtatcgGAGTCAGGTTAGAACATATTCTAGCGAGATTGCTTGGACATTCTATTTCACCTGCTATCTTACCGCTAACGGATCACCCACTAATTTCTAGTCTCACGCACAAGATAAATATACCTCAGCGTGAGGGAGTGTGttgaaagtctcacattgactagagaaaaggccaattcataatatataaatgagtgcaatcctcaccttacaagccggttctgtggggttgagttagaaTTAAACCTCACTTCTAACAACCTTTGCTGCCAACaaatcagaaaagaaaaaaatgcttaaatttTTCATTCTAAAAGGTCTTTTCCAAAAAGAATTTCATATGTTCctaaatttttgttttccatAACACATTTCAAGCATAAGAATACCAAAAATATCTTTTCCAAGTTCAggaaaatttattcaaaaaatctGTTTCAGAAGACGTGTTCCAGGATGTATCTTCCATGTTTTtcgaaaattttattttaagcatCTCATCTCACAAATTTTGTTTCAGAAAATTTCATTTCAGACAAATTCTGttccaaaattaataatttgaaggTCACTTTTACAAGGTAAACTAGTCATTTTCAAGAATTAATGGGTGCTGCAACAAATTGATGTGGTGCAGGAAACAATTGCATGAATCTTTTATATGAACACCTCCCCTCTAACCCTatgtaattttacatttttcatttaCATTCCTCCTGAATTATAAGTTAGATATTGTATTCTTAACCATGTTTGAATCTCAATCAAATGCACTCTTGCTTAACTATTACGGATATGTTGTTTTGGTTGATACATAATAGAAATTTTGCAAAGCATAATTGAGTATATttgatgaatatttttttttttcttttcgttaACTTAATCTTAGCATTAAGATATTTGTgggaacaaataaaaaaaaaggttaaaatacctttttgttctaattttcgtcaagttttgtcaaataagttctaatttttgttttgtgttcaaataggtcccaattttcgtcaattttgttcaattaagtccttttttgctaacaccgtttaaatcattaacgatcATGAACAgtaactgtcacgtgtcatttcatggtttttttgaattttttttaaatgttcatgTGCCAACTCAGtagtgtgccacatgtcaaagtcaatattctatattcaatttggtccatatatttgttatttttgttcaatttagtctcaatttcgGTTAACAcgaaccaatttggtccctctccaaattgaaaccaaatttaatttttatattaaaattcacatttttattaaatacttttatataatatattaaaattcacatcattataactttgatataaaaattaaatttggtcacatcttcgatagaaacaaaattagtcaattttaaacaaaatggggactaaattgaacaaaaataacaaatatagggaccaaattgaatgtagaacattgattttgacacgtggtacgctactgggttgacacgtggacatttaaaaaaattcaaaaaaaaagttaaaaaaaaattaaaaaaaaccacgaagtgacacgtagCCGTCATTGTTCATggtcattaatgatttaaacgatattagcaaaaaaagacccaattgaacaaaattgacgaaaattgagacctatttgaacacaaccaaaattaggacttatttgacaaaatttgacgaaatttaggacaaaaaagtattttaaccataaaaaaatatatatacaaaaagaaattaactaCAACTTTGGGACATAAAGGACACTAAACTTATATGATAATTGGATTGATGCAAAACTAAAGATGTTTTGTaaaggttaaaaaatatttaattattctcaCAAAAATTGATGGCATATTCTATGACAAACTAAACAAACAAATCAGACCGCCAAGTTTTGTGTATTAGGGTGGACGTATGAAAGCAAAAAGTATTAATAACAACTTCCAAAcagagtttttattttttctattgtaAAATTCCAAGTttaattaaagaataacattaa is a window from the Vigna unguiculata cultivar IT97K-499-35 chromosome 7, ASM411807v1, whole genome shotgun sequence genome containing:
- the LOC114192018 gene encoding pentatricopeptide repeat-containing protein At3g09650, chloroplastic, which produces MNAVLLQSPLSPFQRAATTNAEPRDQKLLSLLRDRKTEEAWHAYANSTHLPNPTCLSRLVCQLSYQNTHSSLTRAQSIVTRLRSERQLHRLDANCLGLLAVAATKAGHTLYAASVLRSMIRSGYLPHVKAWTAVVARLSSAPDDGPVEALKLFRSVTRRLRKLPDKDMAAASRPDTTAINAVLNACANLGDAKAFLQVFDEMPQFDVAPDALSYNTMMKLCCKIGRKDLLLFVLERVLQLGIPFCVTTLQSLVSAYVEFGDLETAEKLVQAMREQRRDICRVLRECSNLEYLSGNESDYDNSNNDEDEDCVFEKLLPNLVDQSGNEAEPPLLPKGYAPNTRTYTTLMKGYMNAGRVSDTVRMLEAMRRQDDKGSHPDHVSYTTVVSALVKVGSMDRAREVLAEMTRIGVPANLITYNILLKGYCKQLQIIEAKELLKEMVDDAGIQPDVVSYNILIDGCILVDDSAGALSFFNEMRARGIAPTKISYTTLMKAFAYSGQPKLAHKVFNEMDSDPRVKVDLIAWNMLVEGYCRLGLVEEAKKVVQKMKESGVHPDSSTYGSLANGIALARKPGEALLLWNEVKERCEMRKEGEKSDSSVPPLKPDGGLLDTLADICVRAAFFRKALEIVACMEENGIAPNKTKFTRIYVEMHSRMFTSKHASRARQDRRIERKRAAEAFKFWLGLPNSYYDGSEWRLEPMEGYGTTSDSV